A genomic stretch from Desulfocurvus vexinensis DSM 17965 includes:
- a CDS encoding TRAP transporter small permease translates to MKALALLDSLCAALSRVLLALGGLFLVAMIALACANMFMRGALNAPIRGTYEMMGFLGALVCALALAPTQLQKGHIALTMFKGMLPRRAEQLVDAVSHLACGLFFLLAAWRTALFGLSLIEFGELSEDLRIIYHPFVFAVALGCATLALTLARDLLHALAGTRPRP, encoded by the coding sequence ATGAAAGCCCTCGCCCTGCTCGACTCGCTCTGCGCCGCTCTGTCCCGGGTGCTCCTGGCCCTGGGCGGTCTTTTCCTCGTGGCCATGATCGCCCTGGCCTGCGCCAACATGTTCATGCGCGGCGCCCTGAACGCCCCCATCCGCGGCACCTACGAAATGATGGGCTTCCTCGGCGCCCTGGTCTGCGCCCTGGCCCTGGCCCCCACCCAGCTCCAGAAGGGCCACATCGCCCTGACCATGTTCAAGGGCATGCTGCCACGCCGCGCCGAGCAGCTGGTGGACGCCGTCTCCCACCTGGCCTGCGGGCTGTTCTTCCTGCTGGCGGCCTGGCGCACCGCGCTGTTCGGCCTCTCGCTCATCGAGTTCGGCGAGCTCTCCGAAGACCTGCGCATCATCTACCACCCCTTCGTGTTCGCCGTGGCCCTGGGCTGCGCCACCCTGGCCCTGACCCTGGCCCGCGACCTGCTGCACGCCCTGGCCGGCACGAGGCCGCGCCCATGA
- a CDS encoding TRAP transporter large permease: MTLATIGILGIAALMALLFFLRMPVGFAMGIVGFLGFAHVISMNAALGMLGTELWSVFSSYGLTVIPLFIFMGQICFHCGVNKRLYTAAYTWTGQVRGGLAMSTILACAGFSAISGSNTATAATMSTVALPEMKKYNYNPVLSTGAVAVGSTLGVVIPPSVVLIIIGLQTGQSIARLFWASLVPGLLLTALFLITVWLVCLRHPTWAPAGPPTTWGQKLRALPGSAEMLVLFALVMGGLFAGLFTPSEAGAAGSAIALLISLASRQLTWRRFTAACADTLRVSCMIFMIVTGAVLFGRFLAVTRLPFETAQWVASLDIPHWVVICIICGIYVIGGAIMDALALLLITIPIFFPVAEAMGYDPTWFAVMVTIVTTLGAVTPPVGVSAFIVSSMATGVPVASIFRGISYFLAAYVVCLALLLLFPQLALFLPGLIR; this comes from the coding sequence ATGACCCTGGCCACCATCGGCATCCTGGGCATCGCGGCCCTCATGGCCCTGCTGTTCTTCCTGCGCATGCCCGTGGGCTTCGCCATGGGCATCGTCGGCTTCCTCGGCTTCGCCCACGTCATCTCCATGAACGCCGCCCTGGGCATGCTCGGCACCGAGCTGTGGAGCGTCTTCTCCTCCTACGGCCTGACCGTCATCCCGCTGTTCATCTTCATGGGCCAGATCTGCTTCCACTGCGGGGTCAACAAGCGCCTGTACACCGCCGCCTACACCTGGACCGGCCAGGTGCGCGGCGGGCTGGCCATGTCCACCATCCTGGCCTGCGCCGGGTTCTCGGCCATCTCCGGCTCCAACACCGCCACCGCCGCGACCATGAGCACCGTGGCCCTGCCGGAAATGAAAAAGTACAACTACAACCCCGTGCTCTCCACCGGCGCCGTGGCCGTGGGCTCCACCCTGGGCGTGGTCATCCCGCCCTCCGTGGTGCTCATCATCATCGGCCTGCAAACCGGGCAGTCCATCGCCAGGCTCTTCTGGGCCAGCCTCGTGCCCGGGCTGCTGCTCACCGCCCTGTTCCTGATCACCGTCTGGCTCGTGTGCCTGCGCCACCCCACCTGGGCGCCCGCCGGGCCGCCCACCACCTGGGGCCAGAAGCTGCGCGCCCTGCCCGGCTCGGCGGAAATGCTCGTGCTCTTCGCCCTGGTCATGGGCGGGCTGTTCGCCGGGCTGTTCACCCCCAGCGAGGCCGGGGCCGCAGGCTCGGCCATCGCCCTGCTCATCAGCCTCGCCAGCCGCCAGCTGACCTGGCGCCGCTTCACCGCCGCCTGCGCCGACACCCTGCGCGTGTCGTGCATGATCTTCATGATCGTCACCGGCGCCGTGCTCTTCGGGCGCTTCCTGGCCGTCACCCGCCTGCCCTTCGAGACCGCCCAGTGGGTCGCCTCCCTGGACATCCCGCACTGGGTCGTCATCTGCATCATCTGCGGCATCTACGTCATCGGCGGCGCCATCATGGACGCCCTGGCGCTGCTGCTCATCACCATCCCCATCTTCTTCCCCGTGGCCGAGGCCATGGGCTACGACCCCACCTGGTTCGCCGTCATGGTCACCATCGTCACCACCCTGGGCGCCGTGACCCCGCCCGTGGGCGTGTCGGCCTTCATCGTCTCCAGCATGGCCACCGGCGTGCCCGTGGCCAGCATCTTCCGCGGCATCAGCTACTTCCTCGCCGCCTATGTCGTCTGCCTGGCCCTGCTGCTGCTCTTCCCGCAGTTGGCGCTGTTCCTCCCGGGCCTGATCCGCTAG